A section of the Bradyrhizobium oligotrophicum S58 genome encodes:
- a CDS encoding DUF2059 domain-containing protein, protein MKSVFRILPAAGILLAVAAASPAAAQAQGQPPALKPASPACMAGAREILGMKNAAAMYANAVPGIVQQTKQALLQSNLNYQKDLDEVAVVVAQTYAGKEKEIGERMAQIYCNEFTDAEIANLVTFYKSTIGQKLLAAEPKAIQMSMASMNQWAAEFSDTVTAQFRAEMRKRNKPI, encoded by the coding sequence ATGAAGAGCGTGTTCAGAATCTTGCCGGCCGCCGGCATCCTGCTGGCCGTGGCCGCGGCCAGCCCCGCTGCGGCGCAAGCGCAGGGCCAGCCGCCGGCGCTGAAACCGGCCTCGCCCGCCTGCATGGCCGGCGCGCGCGAGATTCTGGGGATGAAGAACGCGGCTGCGATGTACGCCAACGCCGTTCCCGGCATCGTGCAGCAGACCAAGCAGGCGCTGTTGCAGTCCAACCTCAACTACCAGAAGGACCTCGACGAGGTCGCCGTGGTGGTCGCGCAGACCTATGCCGGCAAGGAGAAGGAGATCGGCGAGAGGATGGCGCAGATCTACTGCAACGAGTTCACCGATGCCGAGATCGCGAACCTCGTCACCTTCTACAAGTCGACGATCGGCCAGAAGCTGCTTGCGGCGGAGCCGAAGGCGATCCAGATGAGCATGGCTTCCATGAACCAGTGGGCTGCGGAGTTCTCCGACACCGTGACCGCGCAGTTCCGCGCCGAGATGCGCAAGCGCAACAAGCCGATCTGA
- the rpiA gene encoding ribose-5-phosphate isomerase RpiA codes for MDMDALKRQAAARALEEVESGMRLGLGTGSTAKHFVDLLGEKVRAGVKIVGVPTSEATRAQAEACGVPLTTLDEIDRLDITIDGADEINPALDLIKGGGGALLREKIVASASARMIVIADDSKWVERLGRFPLPIEVIPFGLAATQRAMGEAFAKAGVSGQMLLRKSADGHVFVTDGGHWIIDVRLGEIEDPPRLAGLLSAIPGVVEHGLFIGLGSTAILAGAQGIRVIQRP; via the coding sequence ATCGACATGGACGCATTGAAACGGCAGGCGGCGGCGCGCGCGCTGGAGGAGGTCGAGAGCGGCATGAGGCTTGGCCTCGGCACCGGCTCGACCGCCAAGCATTTCGTCGATCTGCTCGGGGAAAAGGTGCGCGCCGGCGTGAAGATCGTGGGCGTGCCGACCTCGGAGGCGACGCGGGCGCAGGCGGAAGCCTGCGGCGTGCCGCTGACGACGCTCGACGAGATCGACCGGCTCGACATCACGATCGACGGCGCCGACGAGATCAATCCGGCGCTCGACCTGATCAAGGGCGGCGGCGGGGCCCTGCTGCGCGAGAAGATCGTCGCCAGCGCCTCGGCTCGCATGATCGTGATCGCCGACGACAGCAAATGGGTCGAGCGGCTCGGCCGCTTCCCGCTGCCGATCGAGGTGATTCCATTCGGGCTCGCCGCCACGCAGCGGGCGATGGGCGAGGCGTTCGCCAAGGCCGGCGTGTCCGGGCAGATGCTGCTGCGCAAGTCCGCAGATGGCCACGTTTTCGTCACCGATGGCGGCCACTGGATTATCGACGTCCGCCTTGGGGAGATCGAGGATCCCCCGCGTCTGGCGGGCCTTTTGAGCGCAATTCCGGGCGTGGTCGAGCACGGGCTGTTCATCGGTCTCGGCAGCACGGCGATCCTGGCGGGCGCGCAAGGAATTCGCGTTATCCAGCGGCCGTGA
- the gor gene encoding glutathione-disulfide reductase, which translates to MAEFDVDLFVIGGGSGGVRAARIAAGYGARVTVAEEYRMGGTCVIRGCVPKKLFVIGSHVRQEVADAAGFGWTIPTATFDWKTLIANKDKEIARLEAAYTANVEKSGARIVKTRAVIEDAHTVRLMTGETVSAKTILIATGGAPNHGTPIPGIEHVISSNEAFHLDELPRRIVIQGGGYIALEFACIFANFGSDVTVVYRGDNILRGFDEDVRRHVRSEMEKEGITILTGCTVNGIDKHGKDYTTHLSNGSSIASDKVMFAIGRHPAVANLGLDKAGVAINPRNGGIAVDAFSQSSVPSIYAIGDVTHRFNLTPVAIREGHAFADTVFGNKTVRVDHADIPTAVFCQPEVGTVGLTETQAREMYDRVDIYKTSFRPIKATMSGRDTRVLMKLVVDGTSDRVLGCHIVGDMAAEITQAVAIAIKMKATKADFDATIALHPSAAEELVTMRTVTERHVRQAAE; encoded by the coding sequence ATGGCTGAATTCGACGTCGACCTGTTCGTGATCGGTGGCGGATCGGGTGGCGTGCGCGCCGCCCGCATCGCCGCCGGCTATGGCGCCCGCGTGACGGTCGCCGAGGAATACCGCATGGGCGGCACCTGCGTGATCCGCGGCTGCGTGCCCAAGAAGTTGTTCGTGATCGGCTCGCATGTCCGCCAGGAGGTCGCCGATGCCGCGGGCTTCGGCTGGACCATCCCGACCGCGACATTCGACTGGAAGACGCTGATCGCCAACAAGGACAAGGAGATCGCGCGGCTCGAGGCGGCCTACACCGCCAATGTCGAGAAGTCGGGCGCCAGGATCGTCAAGACCCGCGCCGTGATCGAGGACGCCCACACGGTGCGGCTGATGACCGGCGAGACCGTCAGCGCGAAGACCATCCTGATCGCGACAGGCGGCGCGCCCAATCACGGCACGCCGATTCCCGGCATCGAGCACGTCATTTCGTCGAACGAGGCTTTCCATCTCGACGAACTGCCGCGCCGCATCGTGATCCAGGGCGGCGGCTACATCGCGCTCGAATTCGCCTGCATCTTCGCCAATTTCGGCTCCGACGTGACCGTGGTCTATCGCGGCGACAACATCCTGCGCGGCTTCGACGAGGATGTCCGCAGGCACGTCCGCTCGGAGATGGAGAAGGAAGGCATCACCATCCTGACCGGCTGCACCGTCAACGGGATCGACAAGCACGGCAAGGACTACACGACGCATCTGTCGAACGGCTCCAGCATCGCCTCCGACAAGGTGATGTTCGCGATCGGCCGTCACCCGGCCGTGGCCAATCTCGGCCTGGACAAGGCGGGCGTCGCCATCAATCCGCGCAATGGCGGCATCGCGGTCGACGCGTTCTCGCAGAGCTCGGTGCCGAGCATTTATGCGATCGGCGACGTCACCCATCGCTTCAACCTGACGCCGGTCGCGATCCGCGAGGGCCATGCCTTTGCCGACACCGTGTTCGGCAACAAGACCGTCCGCGTCGATCACGCCGACATCCCGACCGCCGTGTTCTGCCAGCCTGAGGTCGGCACCGTCGGCCTCACCGAAACGCAGGCGCGCGAGATGTACGATCGCGTCGACATCTACAAGACCAGTTTCCGCCCGATCAAGGCGACGATGTCCGGCCGCGACACCCGCGTGCTGATGAAGCTCGTCGTCGATGGCACCAGCGACCGCGTGCTGGGCTGCCACATCGTCGGCGACATGGCCGCCGAGATCACCCAGGCCGTGGCCATCGCCATCAAGATGAAGGCGACCAAGGCCGATTTCGACGC